A genomic segment from Comamonas terrigena NBRC 13299 encodes:
- a CDS encoding putative quinol monooxygenase produces MLLIVGTVRLPPENLERAKPVMGAMVQASRAEAGCLEYVYAEDLFVPGLIHVKERWIEQAALDAHFASAHIQAWRASWEGLGIGERNLKVYEVSESRAT; encoded by the coding sequence ATGCTGTTGATCGTGGGCACCGTGCGCCTGCCGCCCGAAAACCTGGAACGCGCCAAACCCGTAATGGGAGCCATGGTGCAAGCCTCCCGTGCCGAAGCCGGCTGCCTGGAATATGTCTACGCCGAAGACCTATTTGTGCCCGGCTTGATCCATGTGAAAGAGCGCTGGATCGAACAGGCCGCGCTGGATGCGCATTTTGCATCGGCGCATATTCAGGCATGGCGGGCCAGCTGGGAAGGGCTAGGGATTGGAGAGCGGAATTTGAAGGTGTATGAGGTGAGTGAGTCGAGGGCTACCTAA
- a CDS encoding putative quinol monooxygenase codes for MLLIVGTVRLPPENLERAKPVMGAMVQTSRAEAGCLEYVYAEDFFIWSIQVKKC; via the coding sequence ATGCTGTTGATCGTGGGCACCGTGCGCCTGCCGCCCGAAAACCTGGAACGCGCCAAACCCGTAATGGGTGCCATGGTGCAAACCTCGCGCGCCGAAGCTGGCTGCCTGGAATATGTCTACGCTGAAGACTTTTTTATATGGTCGATTCAGGTGAAAAAATGCTAG
- a CDS encoding Bug family tripartite tricarboxylate transporter substrate binding protein has protein sequence MRRLHTVLSTALFPGFSRAARWRRCCAPVAVAALLSAGPAWANMEGYPAKEINFVINFGAGGNTDVTARTIGKAMEEVLKKPVIPVNKGGAQGTLGVGYLAKQKPDGYTLGLASYTSMTLSPQIMKLDYKLDDFEYIAGVARYRYGMVVRADSPYRNIADLVAASKTGKGVFYSSPAFPNSTPFMELAKQTGGKFEEITYKSGPETIGAVLGGQVDASVLNPSDVLPHIQAGKLRMIASASPMRWVELPEVPTIQEQGHNITADSWMGMAFPKGTPKALRDRMEQSVLAIMKTPAIAEAFARIGIDPVALSGAEYRQKLVEAIPQMREAAKSANLPIVNPNYPN, from the coding sequence ATGCGCCGTTTGCACACTGTATTGAGCACTGCCTTGTTCCCCGGTTTTTCCCGCGCCGCGCGCTGGCGGCGTTGCTGCGCACCGGTGGCAGTGGCTGCACTGCTTTCGGCCGGCCCGGCCTGGGCCAATATGGAGGGGTACCCGGCCAAGGAAATCAATTTCGTCATCAACTTTGGGGCTGGCGGCAATACCGATGTGACGGCGCGCACCATTGGCAAGGCGATGGAGGAGGTGTTGAAAAAGCCGGTGATTCCCGTGAACAAGGGCGGCGCCCAGGGCACGCTGGGCGTGGGTTATCTGGCCAAGCAAAAGCCTGACGGCTACACGCTGGGCCTGGCCAGCTATACCAGCATGACCTTGTCGCCGCAGATCATGAAGCTGGATTACAAGCTGGATGATTTTGAGTACATCGCCGGGGTGGCGCGCTACCGCTATGGCATGGTGGTGCGGGCCGATTCGCCATACAGGAATATTGCCGACCTGGTTGCGGCTTCCAAAACCGGCAAGGGGGTGTTCTATTCATCCCCCGCGTTTCCCAACAGCACGCCGTTCATGGAGCTGGCCAAGCAGACCGGCGGCAAGTTTGAAGAGATCACCTACAAGTCCGGCCCGGAAACCATTGGCGCGGTGCTGGGCGGGCAGGTGGATGCCAGCGTGCTGAACCCGTCGGATGTGCTGCCGCATATCCAGGCTGGCAAGCTGCGCATGATTGCCAGCGCCAGCCCCATGCGCTGGGTGGAGCTGCCGGAGGTGCCCACCATCCAGGAGCAGGGGCACAACATCACGGCCGATTCGTGGATGGGCATGGCCTTTCCCAAGGGCACGCCCAAGGCGCTGCGCGACCGGATGGAGCAGTCGGTGCTGGCCATCATGAAGACACCGGCCATTGCCGAAGCTTTTGCCCGCATTGGCATTGACCCGGTGGCGCTGAGCGGGGCCGAGTACCGGCAGAAGCTGGTGGAGGCGATTCCGCAGATGCGGGAGGCGGCCAAATCGGCCAACCTGCCCATCGTCAATCCGAACTACCCGAACTGA
- the phnX gene encoding phosphonoacetaldehyde hydrolase: protein MNATTSATTQATTSTSSATFNASCAAAATGSAADLAPLQAVIFDWAGTLVDFGSLAPTQIFVEAFATFGITITLAQARGPMGLSKWDHIHQLLQDASIAAQWQTVFGRAPGNDDVDAIYARFMPMQIAKVGEFSAPIEGAVELLPWLRAHGLKVGSCSGYPREVLNQLLPQAAAAGIAPDHVVAGDELPAGGRPGPFMALANVLALGIGDVRACVKVDDTVPGIDEGLRAGMWTVGLSLSGNEVGYSVQEYAQAPKDEVDARVAVAEAKLKAAGAHYVVRSVAELPAVLAQIAAAMRAGKTPA, encoded by the coding sequence ATGAACGCCACCACATCCGCCACAACGCAGGCCACCACTTCGACCTCGTCCGCCACCTTCAACGCAAGCTGCGCCGCGGCAGCAACCGGCTCCGCCGCAGACTTGGCGCCGCTGCAGGCCGTCATCTTTGACTGGGCCGGCACCCTGGTCGACTTTGGGTCCCTGGCCCCCACGCAGATCTTTGTGGAAGCCTTTGCCACCTTCGGCATCACCATCACCTTGGCACAGGCGCGCGGCCCCATGGGTCTGAGCAAGTGGGACCACATCCACCAGCTGCTGCAGGATGCCAGCATCGCCGCCCAGTGGCAGACCGTCTTCGGCCGAGCACCCGGCAATGACGATGTGGACGCTATCTACGCCCGTTTCATGCCCATGCAGATTGCCAAGGTGGGCGAGTTTTCGGCGCCGATCGAAGGCGCGGTAGAGCTGCTGCCCTGGCTGCGCGCCCACGGCCTGAAAGTGGGCTCCTGCTCGGGCTACCCGCGTGAGGTGCTGAACCAGTTGCTTCCCCAGGCTGCCGCCGCCGGCATCGCACCCGACCATGTGGTTGCCGGTGACGAACTGCCTGCCGGCGGCCGCCCCGGCCCCTTCATGGCGCTGGCCAATGTGCTGGCCCTGGGCATTGGCGATGTGCGCGCCTGCGTGAAGGTGGACGACACCGTGCCCGGCATCGACGAAGGCCTGCGCGCCGGCATGTGGACCGTGGGCCTGAGCCTGTCCGGCAATGAAGTGGGCTACAGCGTGCAGGAATACGCCCAGGCCCCGAAGGACGAAGTGGACGCCCGCGTGGCCGTGGCCGAAGCCAAGCTCAAGGCCGCCGGTGCCCACTACGTGGTGCGCAGCGTGGCCGAACTGCCCGCCGTGCTGGCCCAGATCGCCGCTGCCATGCGCGCAGGCAAGACCCCGGCCTGA
- the psrA gene encoding iron-containing alcohol dehydrogenase PsrA, with the protein MWTYHNPVRVTAGNGSLNQLPALLAGRSCLLVTFPEADSLGLVQRVRSLIGAQLRGVIDSIQPNPDVHWLAPLYEQVQREHADVPVIVALGGGSAIDSAKALLCATPGGRFAELLAVLEQGGQLPASAAHKALIAIPTTAGTGSEVTPWATIWDQAGSRKHSLHQHCTWPEAALIDAELMASLPAGATLAAGLDALSHALESIWNVHRNPVSMALAVQSARCTLATLPALMQDLGNPQLRADMAQAALLAGLAFSNTKTALAHSLSYDITLQHGVPHGIACSFSLPLVLDMALGADPVADAALLSIFDAMTPALAGERLRAFLHQLGVPTDPAHYGVAPAAWKAMVQKAASGPRGRNFIRPLA; encoded by the coding sequence CTTATCACAACCCCGTGCGTGTCACCGCCGGCAATGGCAGCCTCAACCAGCTGCCCGCGCTGCTGGCGGGTCGCAGCTGCCTGCTGGTCACCTTCCCGGAGGCTGACAGCCTGGGCCTGGTGCAGCGCGTGCGCAGCCTCATCGGCGCCCAGCTGCGCGGCGTGATCGACAGCATCCAGCCCAACCCCGATGTGCACTGGCTGGCCCCGCTGTACGAACAGGTGCAGCGCGAACATGCCGATGTGCCGGTCATCGTGGCGCTCGGCGGCGGCAGCGCCATCGACTCCGCCAAGGCGCTGCTCTGCGCCACGCCCGGCGGCCGCTTTGCCGAACTGCTGGCCGTGCTGGAGCAGGGCGGTCAGCTGCCTGCCTCTGCCGCCCACAAGGCGCTGATTGCCATCCCCACCACGGCCGGCACCGGCAGCGAAGTCACACCCTGGGCCACCATCTGGGACCAGGCTGGCAGCCGCAAGCATTCGCTGCACCAGCACTGCACCTGGCCGGAAGCCGCCCTCATCGACGCCGAGCTGATGGCCAGCCTGCCCGCAGGCGCCACCCTGGCGGCGGGGCTGGATGCGCTGTCACACGCCCTGGAATCCATCTGGAACGTGCACCGTAACCCAGTATCCATGGCGCTGGCTGTGCAATCGGCCCGCTGCACCCTGGCCACCTTGCCGGCGTTGATGCAAGACCTGGGCAATCCGCAACTGCGTGCCGACATGGCGCAGGCCGCGCTGCTGGCTGGGCTGGCGTTTTCCAACACCAAGACGGCGCTGGCGCATTCCCTGTCCTACGACATCACCTTGCAGCACGGCGTGCCGCACGGCATTGCCTGCTCGTTCAGCCTGCCGCTGGTGCTGGACATGGCCCTGGGCGCAGACCCGGTGGCCGATGCCGCGCTGCTGTCCATCTTTGACGCCATGACCCCGGCGCTGGCAGGTGAGCGGCTGCGTGCCTTTCTGCACCAGCTGGGCGTGCCCACCGACCCTGCCCACTACGGCGTGGCACCCGCAGCCTGGAAGGCCATGGTGCAGAAAGCCGCCAGTGGCCCGCGCGGGCGCAACTTCATCCGTCCGCTGGCCTGA